The Thermoanaerobaculia bacterium region ATCGGGATGCCATCGAATCCGTCCGGCGAAGGGAGGGTACTCCCCTTCCGCAGCGCCCTTCGGGGATTCCGGCGCTCCGTCCGGCGCGCTCGCCCCAAGGCGGATCGGCGAGCTCGCCCGGACGGCGCCCGGCGGTGCCGCGGGCAGGTCGTTCGTCGCACCCGCCCGGCCGAACTTCGGCGCGTTTCCGCTCCATGCCGAGACTCTATCGCCTATCGGCCTTCGACGACTTCGGTCGGATCGCCCGTTTCGTGCTCGACGATCTGAAACCGGAGAAAATCGTGGATCGCATCGAGCGCGTCGGGATCGCCGGTCGAGAGTCTCACCCGCCCCCCTCCGGCGATATCTTCGTACCGATACCGGATCACCGAGGCTCGGCGCTTCATCGTGGCCGTCCCGGGAGGGATTCCGTCGTGCACGAACATCGGGATCGAGAAATTCCCGGCCGCGAACATTTTCCGGATGTGAGCGAGATGCTTCCGAATCTGTCCCCGGCTGTCTTCGTCGGCCGGGTCGTTGGCCGTTACCTCGATCGAACCGCCGTCGGCGCACAGCCGAAAATGATGGGTCGTCTTCGCCTGGGAGAAGCCCATCCCTTCGTCGGCCCGGCTCGCCGAGGAGCCCGCATGGCCGTGCGCCGCGGAATCGCCGGCGGCCATCGGACAGTCGGCGTGCCCGCGGGAGCCCTTCGCCGCCATCGGGCGATCGTGGAGGGCGCCGGCCGCGAGCGCGCCCGCGGCCGGCGCCAGGAGAGCGCCCGTGAGGAGCAGGGTTCGGGTGTTCATCAGACCTCCTTTTCCGTTCGCATCGAGTCCGACGGAACCAACCCTAAACCACGGAGCCGGCTCCACGGTCAAGACCCTTTTTTGCCCTCCCCACGAATTTCCGCCGGTTTTCGCTTTCCGTGCTAAGATCCCCCCTGGCCTCGCCCCGGCATTCGCCGGTATTCATGCGCGCGACGCCAATTCCGTCGAGGGTGGATGGACCAGGAAAATCCCGGAAATTCTGCGAGCGGTGTTCCCCGAAAATCCCGTCGCCGGAGACGAGGCCGCCGCCGCCGCGGCGGCGGAGGCGCGGGAGCTCCGCCGGGCGCTCCACAAAACGACGAGGCTTCCGCGCCCTCGGAAGCGCGGCACGCGCACGGCGTCGAGTCGGAAGCGGCCGGCGTCCTCTCGCTTCCCGAGAAGGGATCGGGCGTGCTCGTTTCGGCGAAGAACAACTACCTCCCGACGGCGCACGATCCCCTCGTCCCGCGGGACCTCGCCGAGCGCGAGGGGCTGCAGGCCGGCGTCACGATCACGGGCCGCGTGAGCGGCGGCGGACGTCCCACGCTCCTCCGCGTCGAGACCGTCGAAGGGCTCCCGCCCGAAGAATTCCGGAAGCATCCCGCCTTCACCGAGCTCATCTCCGTCGATCCCCACACGCGGCTGCGCTTCGAGACGGAACCCGACGAGATGTGCGGCCGCGTCGTCGACCTCGTGAGCCCGATCGGGCGCGGCCAGCGGTGCCTCATCGTCGCCCCGCCGAAGACCGGGAAAACGACCCTGCTCAAGCGCATGGCTCAGGCGGTCTCGAAGAACCATCCCGACGTCGAGCTGATGGTGCTCCTCGTCGACGAGCGCCCCGAGGAAGTGACGGATCTGAGGCGCTCCGTGCGCGGCGACGTCATCGCGTCCTCGTCGGACCTCTCCGCGCAGAACCACGTCGCGGTCGCCGAGATCGTCGCCGAGCGCGCCCGGCGGCTCGTCGAGTGCGGCAAGCACGCGATCATCTTCCTCGACTCGATCACGCGCCTCTCCCGCGCTTACAACCAGATGCAGAAGGGGCAGGGAAAGATCCTCTCGGGCGGTATCGACGCGCGAACGATGGAGAAGCCGCGCCGCTTCTTCGGCGCCGCGCGCAATGCCGAGAACCACGGGTCGCTCACGATCATCGCCACCGCGCTCGTCGACACCGGCTCGCGCATGGACGAGGTCATCTTCCAGGAGTTCAAGGGAACGGGGAATACGGAGATCCTCCTCGACCGCGACCTCTTCGAGCGGCGCATCTTTCCCGCGATCGTCATCCAACAGTCCGGAACGCGAAAAGAAGAGAAGCTCTATACGGCCGAGGAGCTCCCGAAGATCCACAAGCTCCGCCGCGCGCTCGCCGGCGCCCACAAGGTGCAGGCGATGGAATTGCTGCTCGCGCGTCTCCAGAAGTTCCGCACCAACGCCGACTTCCTCAAAAGCTTCTAGACCGTCGCGGGAGCTGGCTCGGGGACCGGGAGTGCGTGACGACGGCAGGTCCTTTCGCTGCGCTCAGGATTACGTGTTTCGCGCTCACATCCGTGAGCGCTCCTCACGCCAGCGAACGAGCGGCTCGACCGCGCCCGCCGTCACCCTGTCGCCGGCGCTCCGGCTCCCGCGGCGCGAGTCGTCTCGCGCAGCGATTGCGCGAGACTTTGTCCCGCCGCGAAGGGCACCGGCAGCCGCCCGGACAATCGCCATCTGCGCCGTACGGAAGCGCGGAAACGCTCGCCTAGAACTTCTGTTCCGCGAGCCGGCAGAGCTCTTCCAGTCTCTCGTCCGTCAGGGCGTCGGCGAGACGCACGAGCCTTCCCATGACGTGCGGCCGGCGCAGCAGGCGCGCGGCGACGTCCCCGGGGATTCGCCCCGCGGTCGCGAGGAGGTCGTCGGGGTCGATCATCAACGTCCGCGCGATCTTCGCGATCGTCCGCTCGCTCGGCGGGGGCACGTGGCTCCGCTCGATGCGCGACAGGTAGGAGGGGCTCACGGCGACGAGACGCGCGAGCCGTCGAAGGCTCAGCCGCCGCGCCTCGCGGAGCCGCCGGAGCCGGTCCCCGAATTCGCCGTTCGCCGCCTGCGGCGGGCCCCACGGCGTCATTTCCGCGACCGCCACGCCGGGCTCATCTCCGGCGGTCTTCAATGGACCGAAACGCACGACGCGCCCCGCTCGGGTTCCGCCATGTACTTCCCCACTCTCCCGGTGAACCGGCGACCGCCGGTCGACCGTTCCTGATCGAGCGGGAACAGCAACGCCGCTGCCACGCCGCGACGGGACCTCCGATGCGAATCGGGAAACGCGCGACACGAAAGCCCCCGCCTTTACAGTGACTTTCGCGTGCTTCGGAGCGTCCGCAAGAATCTGACAGCGGCGCGAGCGGATGAGCGGCGTCCTGTCGATGGGACGGAGTGTGATCGAGAAGCGACAACCGGGCGTCGCGATCAGCCATGCACGCGCGTCTCCCCGGCACGGCCGGCCGACGGCACGAGCCTCACCGAGAGAATCGAGCGCAGATCCTCGAGCGTCCGAACCCGCCGCGTGTCGATGTCGACCTCGGACAGGCGGGTGATCAGCGCTCGAACGATCGCCGAGGATCCCAGCGCCGCTCCGCTCGATCGCCGGATCGTGGCCGACACGAACTGGAGCGCCGCGAGCGTCTCGTTCGGAAGCCGGACGGTGATCGCCCGCCGCTCGTCGAGCGGAGACCCGGACGCATCGTGCGCGTCTTCTCCGCCTCTCACGGCCGTCCTCCCCCGATCCGGGGGACCGCCGCGTCGGGCACTCCACGAAGCCATTCTTTCAGATGCGTCTCCGACCGCACTCCGGCGGGAGGAGCTCCCCGCCGGTCGAGAGCCGCGACGAGCTCGCGGATCAACATCGCCTTCGTGAAACGGGCGCCGGAATCGCGGCGAAAGCGCGCGCAGAGCCGCTCGAGAAACTCGATCTGGGAAGCAGCGAGCACGAGCGAGGTCCGCCCTTTGGAAGAGTCGCCCGCTTCCGGCCGTTCGAAATCCGATCCGGTCTCCATCGTTTCAGGGTAGCGCCGGGAGCCGCCGCGAGGGTATTGAAATCGTGCGCCGCCGCCGCGCCTCGAAATGTCATATTCGTGTCTTCTTCACGGTTACTGTTGTTGTGACATGACACGGCTGTATGGCGTGTCGTGCAACAGGGAATGATCCGTGCGATTGGATCGTTCTCCGGCGCATTGATCCACCGTTCGCGTCCGACAACACTTCGTCCTTCGAATTGCACATCCGACGAGTGACGTAATGGTGGCAACGCGGTTGCTATTCGAAAGCGCCGTCGACCGCCGGTCGGCGACGCTCGAAAGCCAGAGCGCGGGACCGGGCACGGCGACGGACGAAGGCCCCATCGCGGGGCCGGGAAGGAGTCTCATGAAGGTTTTGAGGAGCCTCGCCATTTTCGCAATGGCGACCGGGCTCGCCGCGTCGATGTACGCGCAGGCGACGTCCGGAAACATCTACGGGTCCGTCAGCGACGAGCAGGGGGGCAAGCTCCCCGGAGTCGCGGTGACCCTCTCCGGCTGCGGCGCGCCGAGGAGCACGACGACGGGAGCTCAGGGAGACTTTCGTTTCCTGAACCTCGCGCCCTGCACCTACGCGGTGAAGACGGAGCTCTCCGGTTTCGCCACGGTCGAGCGCAACAACGTGGTGGTCAACCTCGGGACCAACACGGAGCTGGCGGTCTCGATGAAGATCGCGTCGGTGGCGACGACGATCACCGTGACGTCGGAGTCCCCGCTGCTCGACACCCGCAAGCAGTCGTCGGGCGCGAACTTCAGCCAGCAGGAGCTGAAGTCGATTCCGAGCGGCCGCGACCCGTGGGTCGTGCTGCAGCAGACGCCGGGCGTGCTCGTCGACCGTCAGAACGTCGGCGGCAGCCAGAGCGGCCAGCAGGACAACTACGTCGGCAAGGGCACCGACCCGTCGCAGAACGCCTGGAACGTCGACGGCGTGACGATTACCGACATGGCGGCGATCGGCTCGTCCCCGACGTACTACGACTTCGACGCCTTCCAGGAGATGCAGGCGACCACCGGCGGGACGGATCCCTCCGTCGCGGTCCCGGGCGTCACGCTCAACATGGTGACCAAGCGCGGCACCAACGAAGTGCACGGGTCCGCCCGCGTCTTCGACACGCCGCACCAGCTCGAGGCATACAACACGCGGACCGACTATCGCAGACAGCAGCAGGCGCTCCACGCGAATGCTGCCCAGAACCGCATCTTCAACATCCAGGACTATGGCGTGGAAGCGGGCGGACCGCTCTGGCCGGACAAGGCCTGGCTCTGGGGAAGCTACGGACGCAACCAGATCGACCTCATCCAGGCCTCGGGCACGACCGACAAGACGACGCTCGAGAACTTCGCCGGCAAGTTGAACATCCAGCCGATCGAGTCGAACTCGAGGACGGGGTTCTACTTCCGCGGCGACAAGCTGAAGTTCGGGCGCAACTCGGGCCCCACCCGCCCCCAGCCGACCTCGTGGGACCAGTCCGGTCCGACGACGATCTGGAAGGGTGAGGACTCGCAGGTCTTCGGACCGAACCTGGTCGTCGACGCCTCCTACAACTACGTGGGCGGCGGCTTCGGGCTCGCCCCCGAGGGCGGCATGGGCGTCACCCCCTACCAGAATGCACAGGGCGTCTGGCAGCGGTCGTACGTCGACTATCACACGTACCGCCCGCAGCACCAGGTCAACGCGAACCTCTCCGGGTTCTTCAACACGGGAAACATCGGGCACGAGCTCAAGTTCGGATTCGGATACCGCAACGTGGACCTCAAGTCGAACACGACGTGGGCGGGCACGGGAGCGATTCCGAGAGAGAACTTCGGCCTCGCGGTGCTCACCCGGCCCAAGCTCATCGCCGAGAACACCAAGTACTACGACGGCTTCCTGCAGGACACGCTGACGGTCTCGAACCTCACGGTCAACGTCGGCGTGCGGTACGACGAGCAGTACGGCAAGAACAACGCGAGCACGGCGCCCGGCCTCGGCTGGACTACTCTGCCGGGCTTCTGCGAGGGCACGCCGTCCGACGTCAACCCCTGCTTGCAGACCCTTCACTACGACGGCGGGAAGACCGACTTCAAGTGGAAGAACTGGGAGCCCCGTGTCGGCCTGACCTACGCCCTCGGCGCCCAGAAGAGCACCCTGCTCCGCGCGTCGTATGCCCGGTACGCCGACCAGCTCGGCCAGGGCACGATTGCCTTCGACAACCCGCTCGGATACTCCTACCTCTATTACTACCTGTCCGACGCGTACTTCGCCCGGGGCGATCACAACATCACGGGTCCCGGCGACCTCGCGGGCTTCTACTACGCCTACGGCGTCGATCCGAACAACCCGCAGTCGTCCGTCTCGAACAACATCATCAACCCGAACCTGAAAGCCCCGATCACGGATGAGTTCTCGGTCGGCGTCGACCACCAGATCTCGCCCGAGTTCGTGGCCGCCCTCTCCTACACGCACCGCAACCGCAAGAAGCTCACGTGGAGCCCGTACATCGGCCTCACCAGCGCCGACTATTCGCTGGTCGATCCCGGCCAGGAGGCCTTCGACACGAACGGCAACCCGCTCGGGACCACCGGGCCCCTCTACGGTGTCACCGCCGGCTACGGCGGCAATTTCGGCAAGTATTTGACCAACCGGCCCGGCTATTCGACGACCTACGACAACGTCGAGCTCCAGCTCACCAAGCGCCTCACCAACCGCTGGATGGCGCACGGCTCCTTCAGCTGGAACGACTGGAAGCAGAAGATCGGCTCGAGCGCCTGCCAGGATCCCACGAACACCCTGACGGCGAACGGCCCGGCCTGCGACGACGGGTCGATCGGCTGGTACGGCGGCGCCACCAACAGCGGCGCCTTCGGAAGCGTCTACATCAACAGCAAGTGGAATTTCAACGTCAGCGGTCTCTACCAGCTCCCGCTCAACTTCAACATCGCGGCGAACCTCTACGGGCGCCAGGGCTACCCGCTGCCCTACTACGCCCGCGAGAACCCGGGAGACGGTCTGGGCACGCGCAACATCCTCATCGGGAACCCGGACGACCACCGCAACTCGAATCTCTATGAGCTCGACATGCGGCTCGAAAAGGTCGTCCCGCTCTTCCAGAAGGCAGACCTGACTCTCTCGCTCGACGTGTTCAACGTTCTGAACTCGAACACGGTCCTGCAGAAGCAGATCGCCGGGAAATGCAACGATGCGGACATCTGCTCCGGCACCGCGACGGCCAACCGGATCTTCGAGATCCAGGCGCCCCGCACCCTGCGGTTCGGAGGCCGCTTGAGCTTCTAAACCGGCTCGGTTATCCTTCGGCCCCGCCGGGAATAAAGGCTCCCGGCGGGGCCTTTTTTCATTTGTGGAAAGGAAGTGCGATGTCCCTCAAGAAATGCGGCCTGCTTCTCCTCGTCCTGCTGTCGGCCTCCGCGCTTTCCGCGCAGGACTGGACCGGGATGGGGAGGCTCGAAGGGACCGTCAAGGATCCCGACGGAAAACCCATTCCCGACGCCACGATCTCGCTGCGGTGGACCGACGGAAAGGGCCCGGACGTCAAGACCAACAGCAAGGGGCACTGGGCCCGCATGGGGTTGAACGGCGGAATGTGGAACGTCGACATCGCCGCGCCGGGATTCCAGACGAAGAAGACCTCGTTCAACGTGTCACAGGCCGCCCGCAACGAACC contains the following coding sequences:
- the rho gene encoding transcription termination factor Rho; the protein is MDQENPGNSASGVPRKSRRRRRGRRRRGGGGAGAPPGAPQNDEASAPSEARHAHGVESEAAGVLSLPEKGSGVLVSAKNNYLPTAHDPLVPRDLAEREGLQAGVTITGRVSGGGRPTLLRVETVEGLPPEEFRKHPAFTELISVDPHTRLRFETEPDEMCGRVVDLVSPIGRGQRCLIVAPPKTGKTTLLKRMAQAVSKNHPDVELMVLLVDERPEEVTDLRRSVRGDVIASSSDLSAQNHVAVAEIVAERARRLVECGKHAIIFLDSITRLSRAYNQMQKGQGKILSGGIDARTMEKPRRFFGAARNAENHGSLTIIATALVDTGSRMDEVIFQEFKGTGNTEILLDRDLFERRIFPAIVIQQSGTRKEEKLYTAEELPKIHKLRRALAGAHKVQAMELLLARLQKFRTNADFLKSF
- a CDS encoding helix-turn-helix transcriptional regulator codes for the protein MAVAEMTPWGPPQAANGEFGDRLRRLREARRLSLRRLARLVAVSPSYLSRIERSHVPPPSERTIAKIARTLMIDPDDLLATAGRIPGDVAARLLRRPHVMGRLVRLADALTDERLEELCRLAEQKF
- a CDS encoding TonB-dependent receptor, whose translation is MKVLRSLAIFAMATGLAASMYAQATSGNIYGSVSDEQGGKLPGVAVTLSGCGAPRSTTTGAQGDFRFLNLAPCTYAVKTELSGFATVERNNVVVNLGTNTELAVSMKIASVATTITVTSESPLLDTRKQSSGANFSQQELKSIPSGRDPWVVLQQTPGVLVDRQNVGGSQSGQQDNYVGKGTDPSQNAWNVDGVTITDMAAIGSSPTYYDFDAFQEMQATTGGTDPSVAVPGVTLNMVTKRGTNEVHGSARVFDTPHQLEAYNTRTDYRRQQQALHANAAQNRIFNIQDYGVEAGGPLWPDKAWLWGSYGRNQIDLIQASGTTDKTTLENFAGKLNIQPIESNSRTGFYFRGDKLKFGRNSGPTRPQPTSWDQSGPTTIWKGEDSQVFGPNLVVDASYNYVGGGFGLAPEGGMGVTPYQNAQGVWQRSYVDYHTYRPQHQVNANLSGFFNTGNIGHELKFGFGYRNVDLKSNTTWAGTGAIPRENFGLAVLTRPKLIAENTKYYDGFLQDTLTVSNLTVNVGVRYDEQYGKNNASTAPGLGWTTLPGFCEGTPSDVNPCLQTLHYDGGKTDFKWKNWEPRVGLTYALGAQKSTLLRASYARYADQLGQGTIAFDNPLGYSYLYYYLSDAYFARGDHNITGPGDLAGFYYAYGVDPNNPQSSVSNNIINPNLKAPITDEFSVGVDHQISPEFVAALSYTHRNRKKLTWSPYIGLTSADYSLVDPGQEAFDTNGNPLGTTGPLYGVTAGYGGNFGKYLTNRPGYSTTYDNVELQLTKRLTNRWMAHGSFSWNDWKQKIGSSACQDPTNTLTANGPACDDGSIGWYGGATNSGAFGSVYINSKWNFNVSGLYQLPLNFNIAANLYGRQGYPLPYYARENPGDGLGTRNILIGNPDDHRNSNLYELDMRLEKVVPLFQKADLTLSLDVFNVLNSNTVLQKQIAGKCNDADICSGTATANRIFEIQAPRTLRFGGRLSF